From a region of the Schistocerca nitens isolate TAMUIC-IGC-003100 chromosome 8, iqSchNite1.1, whole genome shotgun sequence genome:
- the LOC126199257 gene encoding protein prenyltransferase alpha subunit repeat-containing protein 1 isoform X3 translates to MQEDTFPAAERILADIENVFKRDPKLKEFDIIPVTVNHNKSPLHHVEHCLALESWCVRHVYCYAYHRLLDTRHFRHRRADPEVTSRLLLGALLLNPDVSTFWNMRKELVQSGRLDVQSELHFSVVILSRKPKSAEAFSYRRYLLEKLLTTGADKIHLLEEELQVCAVAADRYPGNYHAWQHRTWSMVRLADTDQLWLKEWQWSEGWMSLHISDYSGLHYRQFLLRHLLGDGNAGIQVMRHCGTIEDQF, encoded by the exons ATGCAAGAAGATACGTTTCCTGCTGCCGAGAGGATTTTGGCGGATATTGAGAATGTGTTCAAGAGAGATCCAAAGCT GAAAGAATTCGACATAATTCCTGTTACTGTCAACCACAACAAGTCGCCGCTTCATCACGTGGAACATTGTTTAGCACTTGAATCGTGGTGTGTGCGTCATGTGTACTGCTATGCGTATCATCGCCTCCTGGATACGCGACATTTCCGGCATCGAAGAGCAG ATCCAGAAGTGACGTCAAGACTGCTACTTGGAGCCCTTTTACTTAATCCTGATGTGTCTACATTCTGGAACATGAGAAAAGAGTTGGTTCAGTCAGGACGTTTGGATGTTCAGTCTGAATTGCATTTCAGTGTAGTTATATTATCTCGGAAGCCAAAAAGTGCAGAAGCATTCTCATACCGCAGGTACCTGTTGGAGAAATTATTGACAA CAGGTGCAGACAAGATACACTTACTGGAAGAGGAGTTGCAAGTGTGTGCAGTGGCAGCAGATCGATACCCTGGAAATTATCATGCCTGGCAACACCGAACATGGAGTATGGTGAGACTTGCAGATACTGATCAGTTGTGGTTGAAGGAGTGGCAATGGTCAGAAGGCTGGATGTCTCTTCACATATCTGATTACAGTGGATTACATTATAGACAGTTTTTGCTGCGTCACTTGCTTGGAGATGGAAACGCAG